From one Phycodurus eques isolate BA_2022a chromosome 19, UOR_Pequ_1.1, whole genome shotgun sequence genomic stretch:
- the lipf gene encoding gastric triacylglycerol lipase has product MRCALCALCALFAVLLCSAVPADRSPSTGRRSFGTQTMLDPEVHMNITEIIGRWGYPAEEHEVVTQDGYVLMVNRIPSGRECKKSLRGAVFLQHGLLAAGSNWITNPPASGLGYALADAGYDVWLGNSRGNTWSRKHRTFTPDHLDFWKFSHDEMALFDLPAVVDYILKVTGQDQIVYIGHSQGTTIGFMAFSKLPHVAAKIKLFVALAPVATVAFTSSPMTKLSILPEFLVWDLFGRRDFLPQSHMIEWFAEHVCGKHLLSELCGNLFFVLCGFDELNLNMSRTAVYTTHCPAGTSVQNMLHWAQAVDSGKLSAFDFGTEGNMKRYNQTTPPQYRVQDMKVPTAVFSGGHDTLADPKDVALLLTQVSNVVFHQHIPHWDHLDFIWGLDAPQLMFPAILKLLQREH; this is encoded by the exons ATGCGGTGTGCGCTTTGTGCTCTTTGTGCGCTTTTTGCAGTTCTGCTGTGCAGTGCGGTCCCGGCCGACAGGTCGCCATCAACGGGGCGTCGCTCTTTTGGCACGCAGACGATGTTGGACCCTGAAGTACACATGAACATC ACGGAGATCATCGGCAGGTGGGGCTACCCGGCAGAGGAACACGAGGTTGTGACACAGGACGGCTACGTCCTGATGGTCAACAGAATCCCCTCAGGACGCGAGTGCAAGAAAA GTCTCAGAGGCGCAGTTTTCCTCCAGCACGGCCTCCTGGCAGCCGGCAGCAACTGGATCACCAACCCGCCGGCTTCCGGCCTGGGCTACGCGTTGGCTGACGCCGGCTATGACGTTTGGCTCGGGAACAGCCGAGGGAACACCTGGTCCAGGAAACACCGCACCTTCACTCCAGACCACTTAGACTTCTGGAAGTTCAG TCACGACGAAATGGCCCTTTTCGATCTTCCCGCTGTTGTGGACTACATCCTGAAGGTGACGGGACAAGACCAGATAGTTTACATCGGACACTCGCAGGGGACCACCATTG GATTCATGGCGTTCTCCAAGCTTCCACACGTGGCCGCCAAGATCAAATTGTTTGTGGCGCTGGCTCCGGTGGCCACGGTGGCTTTCACCAGCAGCCCCATGACAAAACTCTCCATCCTGCCCGAATTCCTGGTTTGG GACCTGTTCGGGAGGCGGGACTTCCTGCCTCAGAGTCACATGATCGAGTGGTTCGCCGAGCACGTTTGCGGCAAACATCTGCTCAGCGAGCTGTGCGGAAATCTTTTCTTCGTCCTGTGCGGCTTTGACGAGCTCAACCTCAACATG TCTCGCACGGCCGTCTACACCACGCACTGTCCTGCTGGCACGTCGGTCCAGAACATGCTCCACTGGGCCCAG GCGGTCGATAGCGGGAAGCTGTCGGCGTTCGACTTCGGCACGGAGGGAAACATGAAACGTTACAACCAG ACCACGCCCCCCCAGTACCGCGTCCAGGACATGAAGGTTCCCACCGCCGTCTTCTCGGGGGGGCACGACACGCTGGCCGACCCCAAAGACGTCGCTCTGCTCCTCACGCAG GTGTCCAATGTTGTGTTCCACCAGCACATTCCCCACTGGGACCACTTGGACTTCATTTGGGGTCTGGACGCCCCCCAGCTGATGTTTCCCGCTATCCTCAAGCTGCTGCAGCGGGAACACTAG
- the stambpl1 gene encoding AMSH-like protease isoform X3 produces MEQNFSLNSLRKMCSEGDHRDASLSAGQRVRALAKMAASVDVDQDVEPRCYFRAGLEMERLADGYLRQGGLENAFVLYTKFITLFVEKLPAHKDYQHCRVPEKHVIMKKLQEVAFCRKDELQKRLEYKYGKEHAHFLQVQEASAGRRGPLDEERRGPLEAERERVAAMHRSQLATEQFAYFEEQLTCQEAAKRRGEVAGHQPIGDGVGLVGAVPNRTTRPPVSHSAATLHAAYGVGAEHLRRTLLPRTLTSRFLLLADRNSARGIETCGVLCGRLQRDALAVTHVVVPKQSAGPDFCAMEDVEELFGFQDKHQLLTLGWIHTHPTQTVFLSSVDLHTHAAYQLMLAEAIAIVCAPKHNRVGVFRLTCVGMSEVSACRLQGFHPHSGETPLFSACAHVHMTDADVTMLDLR; encoded by the exons ATGGAGCAAAACTTCAGTTTGAACTCGCTG AGGAAGATGTGCAGCGAGGGCGACCACAGGGACGCGTCGCTGAGCGCCGGCCAGCGTGTGCGAGCGCTGGCCAAGATGGCTGCCAGCGTGGACGTGGACCAGGACGTGGAGCCTCGCTGCTACTTCCGCGCCGGCCTGGAGATGGAGCGTCTGGCCGATGGCTATCTGCGCCAAGGCGGTCTGGAGAACGCCTTTGTGCTCTACACCAAGTTCATCAC GCTATTTGTGGAGAAGCTTCCGGCCCACAAGGACTACCAGCACTGTCGAGTTCCTGAGAAGCACGTCATCATGAAG aaGCTTCAGGAAGTGGCGTTTTGCCGGAAGGACGAGCTGCAAAAACGATTGGAGTACAAATATGGCAAGGAACATGCGCACTTCCTGCAAGTCCAG GAGGCTTCGGCAGGCAGGCGGGGTCCGTTGGACGAGGAGAGGCGGGGCCCGCTGGAGGCGGAGCGCGAGCGCGTGGCCGCCATGCATCGCTCGCAGCTAGCGACCGAGCAGTTCGCCTACTTCGAGGAGCAGCTCACTTGCCAGGAGGCGGccaagaggagaggagaggtgGCGGGGCACCAG CCAATCGGAGATGGTGTAGGATTGGTGGGGGCAGTGCCTAACAGGACCACTCGGCCTCCTGTCAGCCACTCAGCTGCCACGCTTCATGCCGCTTACG GTGTGGGGGCGGAGCACCTGCGGCGGACGCTACTTCCGCGGACGCTGACGTCTCGCTTCCTGCTGCTGGCCGACCGCAACTCTGCTCGCGGGATCGAAACGTGCGGCGTGCTCTGCGGACGGCTG CAAAGGGACGCGTTGGCGGTGACGCACGTGGTGGTCCCCAAGCAGTCGGCCGGTCCCGACTTCTGCGCCATGGAGGACGTGGAGGAACTGTTTGGCTTCCAGGACAAACACCAGCTTCTCACGCTTGGATGGATTCAC ACTCATCCCACTCAGACGGTGTTCCTATCCAGCGTTGACCTCCACACGCACGCCGCCTATCAGCTGATGTTGGCAGAGGCCATCGCCATCGTCTGCGCTCCCAAACACAACCG cgtGGGAGTCTTCCGGCTGACGTGCGTGGGGATGTCGGAGGTTTCTGCTTGTCGCCTGCAAGGTTTTCATCCTCACTCCGGGGAGACACCACTCTTCTCG
- the ankrd22 gene encoding ankyrin repeat domain-containing protein 22 isoform X1 has protein sequence MVAMVRLTDRLRTRAHSDVPLSSLCACADKRNSSTLTQAACQFAYDGDIHQLLPLVARDPNSVNEQDDVTGDTPLIAACRRGNLSAVTILMEHHADVRPCNKKGRTCLHYVAKQKFSLLDHLIILILMPILLLGYFLLLQKQRRNEALMKEVLDSDVDVNAADYKGNTALHYVCLRKRHLLVPLLLHRDADPHVKNDDGESPMDIAMRLKFTKVVRLLRKTQ, from the exons ATGGTGGCCATGGTGAGGCTCACAGATCGTCTACGCACAAGAGCCCACTCCGACGTGCCCCTTAGTTCTCTCTGCGCATgcgctgacaaaagaaattcatCGACCCTCACTCAG GCGGCCTGTCAGTTTGCGTACGACGGCGACATCCACCAGCTTTTACCCCTGGTCGCCCGAGACCCGAACAGCGTCAACGAGCAGGATGACGTCACCGGGGACACGCCCCTCATCGCCGCCTGTCGCCGTGGCAACTTGAGCGCTGTCACAATTCTGATGGAGCACCACGCGGACGTACGCCCATGCAACAAG AAGGGTCGCACGTGTCTACACTACGTTGCTAAGCAGAAGTTCTCTCTTCTGGACCACCTGATCATCCTCATCCTGATGCCCATCCTCCTCCTGGGATACTTCCTCCTG TTACAGAAGCAGCGCCGTAACGAGGCTCTGATGAAGGAAGTGCTGGACAGCGACGTGGACGTCAACGCGGCAGACTAC AAAGGGAACACAGCTCTTCACTACGTTTGTCTGCGGAAACGCCATCTTTTAGTTCCTCTGTTGCTCCACAGAGACGCCGACCCTCATGTCAAGAATGAC gacGGCGAGTCGCCGATGGACATCGCCATGAGGTTAAAGTTCACTAAAGTAGTGCGGCTGCTGAGGAAGACGCAGTGA
- the stambpl1 gene encoding AMSH-like protease isoform X2, which produces MEQNFSLNSLRKMCSEGDHRDASLSAGQRVRALAKMAASVDVDQDVEPRCYFRAGLEMERLADGYLRQGGLENAFVLYTKFITLFVEKLPAHKDYQHCRVPEKHVIMKKLQEVAFCRKDELQKRLEYKYGKEHAHFLQVQEASAGRRGPLDEERRGPLEAERERVAAMHRSQLATEQFAYFEEQLTCQEAAKRRGEVAGHQLDWPEVLPRPWCKPNIRLDERCANHDNRTARLSRQPIGDGVGLVGAVPNRTTRPPVSHSAATLHAAYGVGAEHLRRTLLPRTLTSRFLLLADRNSARGIETCGVLCGRLQRDALAVTHVVVPKQSAGPDFCAMEDVEELFGFQDKHQLLTLGWIHTHPTQTVFLSSVDLHTHAAYQLMLAEAIAIVCAPKHNRVGVFRLTCVGMSEVSACRLQGFHPHSGETPLFSACAHVHMTDADVTMLDLR; this is translated from the exons ATGGAGCAAAACTTCAGTTTGAACTCGCTG AGGAAGATGTGCAGCGAGGGCGACCACAGGGACGCGTCGCTGAGCGCCGGCCAGCGTGTGCGAGCGCTGGCCAAGATGGCTGCCAGCGTGGACGTGGACCAGGACGTGGAGCCTCGCTGCTACTTCCGCGCCGGCCTGGAGATGGAGCGTCTGGCCGATGGCTATCTGCGCCAAGGCGGTCTGGAGAACGCCTTTGTGCTCTACACCAAGTTCATCAC GCTATTTGTGGAGAAGCTTCCGGCCCACAAGGACTACCAGCACTGTCGAGTTCCTGAGAAGCACGTCATCATGAAG aaGCTTCAGGAAGTGGCGTTTTGCCGGAAGGACGAGCTGCAAAAACGATTGGAGTACAAATATGGCAAGGAACATGCGCACTTCCTGCAAGTCCAG GAGGCTTCGGCAGGCAGGCGGGGTCCGTTGGACGAGGAGAGGCGGGGCCCGCTGGAGGCGGAGCGCGAGCGCGTGGCCGCCATGCATCGCTCGCAGCTAGCGACCGAGCAGTTCGCCTACTTCGAGGAGCAGCTCACTTGCCAGGAGGCGGccaagaggagaggagaggtgGCGGGGCACCAG TTGGACTGGCCAGAAGTACTGCCCCGCCCTTGGTGTAAACCCAATATAAGGCTTGACGAAAGGTGTGCCAACCATGACAACCGTACCGCACGTTTGTCTCGGCAGCCAATCGGAGATGGTGTAGGATTGGTGGGGGCAGTGCCTAACAGGACCACTCGGCCTCCTGTCAGCCACTCAGCTGCCACGCTTCATGCCGCTTACG GTGTGGGGGCGGAGCACCTGCGGCGGACGCTACTTCCGCGGACGCTGACGTCTCGCTTCCTGCTGCTGGCCGACCGCAACTCTGCTCGCGGGATCGAAACGTGCGGCGTGCTCTGCGGACGGCTG CAAAGGGACGCGTTGGCGGTGACGCACGTGGTGGTCCCCAAGCAGTCGGCCGGTCCCGACTTCTGCGCCATGGAGGACGTGGAGGAACTGTTTGGCTTCCAGGACAAACACCAGCTTCTCACGCTTGGATGGATTCAC ACTCATCCCACTCAGACGGTGTTCCTATCCAGCGTTGACCTCCACACGCACGCCGCCTATCAGCTGATGTTGGCAGAGGCCATCGCCATCGTCTGCGCTCCCAAACACAACCG cgtGGGAGTCTTCCGGCTGACGTGCGTGGGGATGTCGGAGGTTTCTGCTTGTCGCCTGCAAGGTTTTCATCCTCACTCCGGGGAGACACCACTCTTCTCG
- the ankrd22 gene encoding ankyrin repeat domain-containing protein 22 isoform X2 encodes MLPTSRVFPAADMGKVYSKAACQFAYDGDIHQLLPLVARDPNSVNEQDDVTGDTPLIAACRRGNLSAVTILMEHHADVRPCNKKGRTCLHYVAKQKFSLLDHLIILILMPILLLGYFLLLQKQRRNEALMKEVLDSDVDVNAADYKGNTALHYVCLRKRHLLVPLLLHRDADPHVKNDDGESPMDIAMRLKFTKVVRLLRKTQ; translated from the exons ATGTTGCCAACGTCCCGTGTGTTTCCTGCGGCAGACATGGGTAAGGTGTACTCGAAG GCGGCCTGTCAGTTTGCGTACGACGGCGACATCCACCAGCTTTTACCCCTGGTCGCCCGAGACCCGAACAGCGTCAACGAGCAGGATGACGTCACCGGGGACACGCCCCTCATCGCCGCCTGTCGCCGTGGCAACTTGAGCGCTGTCACAATTCTGATGGAGCACCACGCGGACGTACGCCCATGCAACAAG AAGGGTCGCACGTGTCTACACTACGTTGCTAAGCAGAAGTTCTCTCTTCTGGACCACCTGATCATCCTCATCCTGATGCCCATCCTCCTCCTGGGATACTTCCTCCTG TTACAGAAGCAGCGCCGTAACGAGGCTCTGATGAAGGAAGTGCTGGACAGCGACGTGGACGTCAACGCGGCAGACTAC AAAGGGAACACAGCTCTTCACTACGTTTGTCTGCGGAAACGCCATCTTTTAGTTCCTCTGTTGCTCCACAGAGACGCCGACCCTCATGTCAAGAATGAC gacGGCGAGTCGCCGATGGACATCGCCATGAGGTTAAAGTTCACTAAAGTAGTGCGGCTGCTGAGGAAGACGCAGTGA
- the stambpl1 gene encoding AMSH-like protease isoform X1: MEQNFSLNSLRKMCSEGDHRDASLSAGQRVRALAKMAASVDVDQDVEPRCYFRAGLEMERLADGYLRQGGLENAFVLYTKFITLFVEKLPAHKDYQHCRVPEKHVIMKKLQEVAFCRKDELQKRLEYKYGKEHAHFLQVQEASAGRRGPLDEERRGPLEAERERVAAMHRSQLATEQFAYFEEQLTCQEAAKRRGEVAGHQQLDWPEVLPRPWCKPNIRLDERCANHDNRTARLSRQPIGDGVGLVGAVPNRTTRPPVSHSAATLHAAYGVGAEHLRRTLLPRTLTSRFLLLADRNSARGIETCGVLCGRLQRDALAVTHVVVPKQSAGPDFCAMEDVEELFGFQDKHQLLTLGWIHTHPTQTVFLSSVDLHTHAAYQLMLAEAIAIVCAPKHNRVGVFRLTCVGMSEVSACRLQGFHPHSGETPLFSACAHVHMTDADVTMLDLR; encoded by the exons ATGGAGCAAAACTTCAGTTTGAACTCGCTG AGGAAGATGTGCAGCGAGGGCGACCACAGGGACGCGTCGCTGAGCGCCGGCCAGCGTGTGCGAGCGCTGGCCAAGATGGCTGCCAGCGTGGACGTGGACCAGGACGTGGAGCCTCGCTGCTACTTCCGCGCCGGCCTGGAGATGGAGCGTCTGGCCGATGGCTATCTGCGCCAAGGCGGTCTGGAGAACGCCTTTGTGCTCTACACCAAGTTCATCAC GCTATTTGTGGAGAAGCTTCCGGCCCACAAGGACTACCAGCACTGTCGAGTTCCTGAGAAGCACGTCATCATGAAG aaGCTTCAGGAAGTGGCGTTTTGCCGGAAGGACGAGCTGCAAAAACGATTGGAGTACAAATATGGCAAGGAACATGCGCACTTCCTGCAAGTCCAG GAGGCTTCGGCAGGCAGGCGGGGTCCGTTGGACGAGGAGAGGCGGGGCCCGCTGGAGGCGGAGCGCGAGCGCGTGGCCGCCATGCATCGCTCGCAGCTAGCGACCGAGCAGTTCGCCTACTTCGAGGAGCAGCTCACTTGCCAGGAGGCGGccaagaggagaggagaggtgGCGGGGCACCAG CAGTTGGACTGGCCAGAAGTACTGCCCCGCCCTTGGTGTAAACCCAATATAAGGCTTGACGAAAGGTGTGCCAACCATGACAACCGTACCGCACGTTTGTCTCGGCAGCCAATCGGAGATGGTGTAGGATTGGTGGGGGCAGTGCCTAACAGGACCACTCGGCCTCCTGTCAGCCACTCAGCTGCCACGCTTCATGCCGCTTACG GTGTGGGGGCGGAGCACCTGCGGCGGACGCTACTTCCGCGGACGCTGACGTCTCGCTTCCTGCTGCTGGCCGACCGCAACTCTGCTCGCGGGATCGAAACGTGCGGCGTGCTCTGCGGACGGCTG CAAAGGGACGCGTTGGCGGTGACGCACGTGGTGGTCCCCAAGCAGTCGGCCGGTCCCGACTTCTGCGCCATGGAGGACGTGGAGGAACTGTTTGGCTTCCAGGACAAACACCAGCTTCTCACGCTTGGATGGATTCAC ACTCATCCCACTCAGACGGTGTTCCTATCCAGCGTTGACCTCCACACGCACGCCGCCTATCAGCTGATGTTGGCAGAGGCCATCGCCATCGTCTGCGCTCCCAAACACAACCG cgtGGGAGTCTTCCGGCTGACGTGCGTGGGGATGTCGGAGGTTTCTGCTTGTCGCCTGCAAGGTTTTCATCCTCACTCCGGGGAGACACCACTCTTCTCG